Proteins from one Myxococcales bacterium genomic window:
- a CDS encoding helix-turn-helix transcriptional regulator: protein MSNGPESERRRTLLGVVLYLLIALTIGSDLVADYSHGAGSAHLGLEAFVVALASVGGVAFARHWLSLRQQASEARAEADVLRGEAAQLESRLAEQKAEAARWQSEVKELIDGLGAAIDRQFERWALSPAEREIGLLLLKGLSHQEVADLRGVSERTVRQQAQSLYKKAGLSGRADLAAYFLEDLLLPRTKLKRAEPAEP, encoded by the coding sequence ATGTCCAACGGGCCCGAATCCGAACGCCGCCGCACGCTCCTCGGTGTGGTGCTGTACCTGCTGATCGCGCTCACGATCGGCTCCGATCTGGTTGCGGACTACTCCCACGGTGCGGGTTCGGCCCACCTTGGGCTGGAGGCGTTCGTGGTTGCGCTGGCCTCGGTCGGAGGTGTGGCCTTCGCGCGTCACTGGCTCAGCCTGCGGCAACAGGCCAGTGAAGCGCGGGCCGAGGCCGACGTGCTGCGCGGCGAGGCGGCCCAGCTCGAGTCTCGGCTGGCCGAGCAGAAGGCCGAGGCCGCGCGCTGGCAGAGTGAGGTCAAGGAGCTGATCGACGGGCTGGGTGCTGCCATCGACCGCCAGTTCGAGCGCTGGGCGCTGTCACCGGCGGAGCGGGAGATTGGCCTGCTTCTGCTCAAGGGCTTGAGCCATCAAGAAGTGGCGGATCTGCGCGGGGTCAGCGAGCGCACGGTTCGCCAGCAGGCGCAGTCTCTGTACAAGAAGGCGGGGCTCTCGGGTCGGGCGGATCTTGCCGCCTACTTCCTCGAGGATCTCTTGCTGCCGAGGACGAAGCTCAAGCGAGCGGAGCCAGCCGAGCCGTGA